Proteins from a single region of Nocardioides anomalus:
- a CDS encoding endo-1,4-beta-xylanase has translation MTSAPLARRSFLAGATAAGLTAGLTAALSGTAEAAVRGSAPRQRRGPHHERDTTPLWQQAAAKGIVFGSSIATWQLDDDYQAVHAREAALLWPEDDLLWYQLKPTPRSKLDFKTGDEIFALADANKQLKIGAFLVWDEGFGDGWSDDDLWGLNRKQAEKLLYGVVTEEVAHYQGRLEAWVVANEVTDPNDADRFGFRTNVPWYDTIGRGYVAECFHLAEAGDPGALRVINEFGFETVNQYGDKPEPRRKAFLKAIDKLLADGVSVQAAGIQGHLLADRFAQRFHPKGYRAFLKELADRGLQILITELDVLDDGLPKNIKIRDRGVADVYRRYLDVVLDEPAVKVVNAFGLTDRYTWLDEDQPREDGAHRRPLAFDQKLRPKRAFDAISQAFAGAPVRPQLWPLAR, from the coding sequence ATGACCTCCGCCCCGCTCGCCCGCCGCAGCTTCCTGGCCGGCGCCACCGCCGCCGGCCTCACCGCCGGCCTCACCGCCGCACTGTCCGGCACCGCCGAGGCCGCGGTCCGCGGCTCGGCCCCGAGGCAGCGGCGCGGACCGCACCACGAGCGCGACACCACGCCCCTGTGGCAGCAGGCCGCGGCCAAGGGCATCGTGTTCGGCTCCTCCATCGCCACCTGGCAGCTCGACGACGACTACCAGGCGGTGCACGCCCGGGAGGCCGCGCTGCTGTGGCCCGAGGACGACCTGCTCTGGTACCAGCTCAAGCCGACGCCGAGGTCGAAGCTCGACTTCAAGACGGGCGATGAGATCTTCGCGCTCGCCGACGCGAACAAGCAGCTCAAGATCGGCGCCTTCCTGGTCTGGGACGAGGGCTTCGGCGACGGGTGGAGCGACGACGACCTGTGGGGGCTGAACCGCAAGCAGGCCGAGAAGCTGCTCTACGGCGTGGTCACCGAGGAGGTCGCGCACTACCAGGGCCGGCTCGAGGCGTGGGTCGTGGCCAACGAGGTGACCGACCCCAACGACGCCGACCGGTTCGGCTTCCGCACCAACGTGCCGTGGTACGACACCATCGGCCGCGGGTACGTCGCGGAGTGCTTCCACCTCGCCGAGGCCGGCGACCCGGGCGCGCTGCGGGTCATCAACGAGTTCGGCTTCGAGACCGTCAACCAGTACGGCGACAAGCCCGAGCCCCGGCGCAAGGCGTTCCTCAAGGCCATCGACAAGCTGCTGGCCGACGGCGTCTCCGTGCAGGCCGCCGGCATCCAGGGCCACCTGCTGGCCGACCGCTTCGCGCAGCGCTTCCACCCCAAGGGCTACCGCGCCTTCCTGAAGGAGCTGGCCGACCGCGGCCTGCAGATCCTCATCACCGAGCTCGACGTGCTCGACGACGGGCTGCCCAAGAACATCAAGATCCGCGACCGCGGGGTGGCCGACGTCTACCGCCGCTACCTCGACGTCGTGCTCGACGAGCCGGCCGTCAAGGTGGTCAACGCCTTCGGGCTCACCGACCGCTACACCTGGCTCGACGAGGACCAGCCGCGCGAGGACGGCGCGCACCGCCGCCCGTTGGCGTTCGACCAGAAGCTGCGGCCCAAGCGGGCCTTCGACGCGATCAGCCAGGCCTTCGCGGGCGCGCCGGTGCGCCCGCAGCTCTGGCCGCTCGCGCGCTGA
- a CDS encoding Gfo/Idh/MocA family protein: MTTRIGILGVAHTGHAWAYTRGLTSLPDVDLVGVHDADPEHARWIRQDFGVPFLEDPEALLARADAVLVCSANADHRGHVELAAAHGRSVLCEKPLATTLEDAEAMVEACARAGVQLHTAFPSRFVPVVARAREAVRSGRLGDLVGVVGGNRGRPPLPPSYPPWITDPVAAGGGALIDHSVHVTDAIRHVTGLEVAEVSAEAGELLWGAGVDDVAVVSLRFTGGAVGSVDPSWSVPADHPWDYDFYLRLVGTEGSLDVTDTAESLRLVSTHEGGPRGLRQASFAEDADLAMLTAFVTSVRLGELQEPCASGADGLRALEVALAGYRSAERGEVVALR; encoded by the coding sequence GTGACCACCAGGATCGGCATCCTCGGCGTCGCGCACACCGGCCACGCGTGGGCCTACACCCGCGGCCTGACCTCCCTGCCGGACGTGGACCTCGTCGGCGTCCACGACGCCGACCCGGAGCACGCACGCTGGATCCGGCAGGACTTCGGCGTGCCGTTCCTCGAGGACCCGGAGGCGCTCCTGGCCCGGGCCGACGCCGTGCTGGTGTGCAGCGCGAACGCCGACCACCGCGGCCACGTCGAGCTGGCCGCCGCGCACGGACGGTCGGTGCTCTGCGAGAAGCCGCTCGCCACCACCCTCGAGGACGCCGAGGCCATGGTCGAGGCGTGCGCGCGGGCCGGCGTGCAGCTGCACACCGCCTTCCCGTCGCGCTTCGTGCCGGTGGTGGCGCGCGCCCGGGAGGCCGTCCGCTCCGGGCGGCTCGGCGACCTCGTCGGCGTGGTCGGTGGCAACCGGGGCCGCCCGCCGCTGCCCCCGTCGTACCCACCGTGGATCACCGACCCCGTCGCCGCCGGCGGCGGCGCGCTCATCGACCACTCGGTCCACGTCACCGACGCGATCCGGCACGTCACCGGGCTCGAGGTCGCCGAGGTCTCCGCCGAGGCCGGCGAGCTGCTCTGGGGGGCCGGCGTCGACGACGTCGCCGTGGTCTCGCTGCGCTTCACGGGCGGTGCGGTCGGCTCGGTCGACCCGAGCTGGTCGGTGCCCGCGGACCACCCGTGGGACTACGACTTCTACCTGCGCCTGGTCGGCACCGAGGGCTCGCTCGACGTGACCGACACCGCCGAGTCGCTGCGCCTGGTCAGCACGCACGAGGGCGGTCCGCGCGGACTGCGGCAGGCGTCGTTCGCCGAGGACGCCGACCTGGCCATGCTGACGGCCTTCGTGACCTCGGTGCGGCTCGGCGAGCTCCAGGAGCCGTGCGCCAGCGGTGCGGACGGGCTGCGTGCCCTCGAGGTGGCCCTGGCGGGATACCGGTCAGCGGAGCGCGGCGAGGTCGTCGCCCTCCGCTGA
- a CDS encoding Gfo/Idh/MocA family protein, producing the protein MSPELTVGLLGAGMIAGVHAHAYRDAPGVRLVAVADPVPGKAERLAGEHGAQAVATLEELLALGVDVVDVCTPPTSHADATVAALEAGRHVLCEKPVTRTLAEARRVLAAAEAAPGLLSIGQVARYAPDHRAARDLVEAGEIGTLRMLTHSTTTALPGWSEAGWLADPATSGGPLLDQGVHSFDYAGWVIGSPAVRVHCMAADSAAGPSTYAVATVRYENGAIAHVECSWAHPASRGFRLSAELVGTHGRLAWDADQLMSGVLHRADGASEWWDALGDREFTRELGDFFAACRAGGPPPVPAAEATESLRVALGALESARTGRTVDLTTWEQP; encoded by the coding sequence GTGAGCCCCGAGCTGACCGTCGGCCTCCTCGGGGCCGGCATGATCGCCGGCGTCCACGCACACGCCTACCGCGACGCGCCCGGGGTCCGGCTGGTCGCGGTGGCCGACCCGGTGCCGGGCAAGGCGGAGCGGCTGGCCGGCGAGCACGGCGCGCAGGCGGTGGCCACGCTCGAGGAGCTGCTCGCGCTCGGCGTCGACGTGGTCGACGTCTGCACGCCGCCGACCTCGCACGCCGACGCCACCGTCGCCGCGCTCGAGGCCGGCCGGCACGTGCTGTGCGAGAAGCCGGTCACCCGGACCCTGGCCGAGGCACGGCGGGTGCTCGCGGCCGCGGAGGCCGCGCCCGGGCTGCTGTCGATCGGCCAGGTGGCCCGCTACGCGCCCGACCACCGCGCGGCCCGCGACCTGGTCGAGGCCGGCGAGATCGGCACGCTGCGGATGCTCACGCACTCCACCACCACGGCCCTGCCGGGCTGGAGCGAGGCGGGCTGGCTGGCCGACCCGGCCACCTCAGGCGGCCCGCTGCTCGACCAGGGCGTGCACAGCTTCGACTACGCCGGGTGGGTCATCGGCAGCCCGGCCGTGCGGGTGCACTGCATGGCCGCCGACAGCGCCGCCGGCCCGTCGACGTACGCCGTGGCGACGGTGCGCTACGAGAACGGCGCGATCGCGCACGTCGAGTGCAGCTGGGCGCACCCGGCCTCGCGGGGCTTCAGGCTGTCCGCGGAGCTGGTGGGCACGCACGGCCGGCTGGCCTGGGACGCCGACCAGCTCATGAGCGGGGTCCTGCACCGGGCGGACGGCGCCAGCGAGTGGTGGGACGCGCTCGGCGACCGGGAGTTCACCCGCGAGCTGGGCGACTTCTTCGCGGCCTGCCGCGCCGGCGGGCCGCCGCCGGTCCCCGCCGCCGAGGCCACCGAGTCCCTGCGCGTCGCCCTCGGCGCCCTCGAGTCCGCCCGCACCGGCCGGACCGTCGACCTCACGACCTGGGAGCAGCCGTGA
- a CDS encoding cupin domain-containing protein, which translates to MSAARETLGRLLADGHGVLRCDPAWVARDFLPPGRRLGLPEDAYDVGERGAICERWLASTTRADNRVGPEDEGLSHVVGESGERLLLRDAVAADPEAVLGAEYAAGHPAGLGRLAKIFDYGHRLPYHIHPPAEYAALVGCRPKDESYHFLPGVELGAHPETFFGVHPWVAEQQAHEVLLPYLVDWDSDLILRHARAELQVVGEGFHVPSGVLHAPGTALTLELQEDSDVLAMFQALNAGRIISKDLLFKDVRPEDRAAEGERFPLRFVDWETNGDPWFYEHRHLAPRAVSGSSGDGEESWVFYNTDKYAGKRLVLPPGGTHRLREPGVYSVFVWTGSGTWAGTEVTGGEPGRDELVVTHDAAVAEHEVRSTGAEELVAFLFFGPDLHPDVPLIERR; encoded by the coding sequence GTGAGCGCGGCCCGCGAGACGCTGGGTCGGCTGCTCGCGGACGGCCACGGGGTGCTGCGCTGCGACCCGGCCTGGGTGGCGCGCGACTTCCTGCCGCCCGGTCGCCGGCTCGGCCTGCCCGAGGACGCCTACGACGTGGGGGAGCGCGGCGCGATCTGCGAGCGCTGGCTGGCCTCCACGACCCGGGCCGACAACCGGGTCGGGCCCGAGGACGAGGGGCTCAGCCACGTGGTCGGCGAGAGCGGCGAGCGGCTGCTGCTGCGCGACGCGGTGGCGGCCGACCCGGAGGCCGTCCTCGGCGCGGAGTACGCCGCCGGCCACCCGGCCGGGTTGGGCCGGCTGGCCAAGATCTTCGACTACGGCCACCGGCTGCCCTACCACATCCACCCGCCGGCGGAGTACGCCGCGCTCGTGGGCTGCCGGCCCAAGGACGAGTCCTACCACTTCCTGCCCGGGGTCGAGCTCGGCGCGCACCCGGAGACGTTCTTCGGCGTGCACCCGTGGGTCGCCGAGCAGCAGGCGCACGAGGTGCTGCTGCCCTACCTGGTCGACTGGGACAGCGACCTCATCCTGCGCCACGCCCGCGCCGAGCTGCAGGTCGTGGGCGAGGGGTTCCACGTGCCGTCCGGGGTGCTGCACGCGCCCGGCACCGCATTGACCCTGGAGCTGCAGGAGGACTCCGACGTGCTGGCCATGTTCCAGGCCCTCAACGCCGGCCGGATCATCTCCAAGGACCTGCTGTTCAAGGACGTGCGCCCCGAGGACCGCGCGGCCGAGGGCGAGCGCTTCCCGCTGCGCTTCGTGGACTGGGAGACCAACGGCGACCCGTGGTTCTACGAGCACCGCCACCTCGCCCCGCGCGCGGTGAGCGGCAGCTCCGGCGACGGCGAGGAGAGCTGGGTCTTCTACAACACCGACAAGTACGCCGGGAAGCGGCTGGTCCTGCCCCCTGGAGGCACGCACCGGCTGCGCGAGCCCGGCGTCTACAGCGTCTTCGTGTGGACCGGCTCGGGGACCTGGGCGGGCACGGAGGTCACCGGCGGCGAGCCGGGTCGCGACGAGCTCGTCGTCACCCACGACGCCGCCGTGGCCGAGCACGAGGTGCGCAGCACCGGCGCCGAGGAGCTCGTGGCGTTCCTGTTCTTCGGCCCCGACCTGCACCCCGACGTCCCCCTCATCGAGCGCCGGTGA
- a CDS encoding carbohydrate ABC transporter permease: MSGVVDETPGVPAVAVVPRPAKKPREGNNQFSLRQKLLTYLVLAPMAILFLAPFAWLVSAAFQPMGEIFSSTPHWIPEHPTLAGFKGFLNVGTLTKAQQGQGHGDWRWFVNSAFVAISITVLQTFFNALCAYTFAKRNFPGRNVIFVAFLGTMMVPGQVTLIPNYLIIQHIPFFGGNDWLGNGGHGWLDSYFGLIMPGVVSAFGIFLLRQYMMSIPDQLLEAARIDGASEFRIFWSVVLPLCVPALAANAIFTFQGAWEDFFWPLIIMSSPEKITAPVGLALFVVQNRTSWTLLFAGSVIATLPMIIVFIIFQRQFVQGIAVTGVKG, encoded by the coding sequence GTGAGCGGCGTCGTCGACGAGACCCCCGGGGTCCCCGCGGTCGCGGTCGTCCCGCGGCCGGCCAAGAAGCCCCGCGAGGGCAACAACCAGTTCTCGCTGCGCCAGAAGCTGTTGACCTACCTCGTCCTGGCCCCGATGGCCATCCTGTTCCTCGCACCGTTCGCGTGGCTGGTGAGCGCGGCGTTCCAGCCCATGGGGGAGATCTTCTCCTCGACCCCGCACTGGATCCCCGAGCACCCGACGCTGGCCGGCTTCAAGGGGTTCCTCAACGTCGGCACCCTGACCAAGGCCCAGCAGGGCCAGGGTCACGGCGACTGGCGGTGGTTCGTGAACAGCGCGTTCGTGGCCATCTCGATCACCGTGCTGCAGACCTTCTTCAACGCCCTGTGCGCCTACACCTTCGCCAAGCGCAACTTCCCGGGCCGCAACGTCATCTTCGTGGCCTTCCTCGGCACGATGATGGTGCCCGGCCAGGTCACGCTGATCCCGAACTACCTGATCATCCAGCACATCCCGTTCTTCGGCGGCAACGACTGGCTGGGCAACGGCGGCCACGGCTGGCTGGACTCCTACTTCGGGCTGATCATGCCCGGCGTGGTCTCGGCCTTCGGCATCTTCCTGCTGCGCCAGTACATGATGTCGATCCCCGACCAGCTGCTCGAGGCCGCGCGCATCGACGGTGCCAGCGAGTTCCGGATCTTCTGGAGCGTGGTGCTCCCGCTGTGCGTGCCGGCACTGGCGGCCAACGCGATCTTCACCTTCCAGGGCGCCTGGGAGGACTTCTTCTGGCCGCTCATCATCATGTCGAGTCCGGAGAAGATCACCGCACCGGTCGGCTTGGCCCTGTTCGTGGTGCAGAACCGCACGTCCTGGACCCTGCTGTTCGCCGGCTCGGTCATCGCCACCTTGCCGATGATCATCGTGTTCATCATCTTCCAGCGGCAGTTCGTGCAGGGCATCGCGGTGACCGGGGTCAAGGGGTGA
- a CDS encoding carbohydrate ABC transporter permease has product MLVFSVFTLVAVIFAIYLTFHRWSIIEPEKPFVGLDNYRDMVGDERFRESVLNTAYFSGVSVPASMAIGLVLALLLNLPFRMRAVFRTAFYLPVVTPFVVSAILWKWLYNGDYGLFNYYLTKGHIIDQPLLWLSDKNLAMPAVILMSVWSGVGFSMVVYLAGLQAIPQDLYESARMDGAGPLRRLWHITIPMLRPTTVFLLVLGIISSLQVFTQIFVMTNGGPVNKTTTMVYYMYLWAFKYYDMGYASTLAFALFVILLFFTAFQLRLARRADLS; this is encoded by the coding sequence GTGCTGGTCTTCTCCGTCTTCACGCTGGTCGCGGTGATCTTCGCGATCTACCTGACCTTCCACCGGTGGAGCATCATCGAGCCGGAGAAGCCGTTCGTCGGGCTCGACAACTACCGCGACATGGTCGGCGACGAGCGGTTCCGCGAGTCGGTGCTGAACACGGCCTACTTCAGCGGTGTCTCGGTGCCGGCCTCGATGGCCATCGGGCTGGTCCTCGCGCTGCTGCTCAACCTGCCGTTCCGCATGCGGGCGGTCTTCCGCACCGCGTTCTACCTGCCGGTGGTCACGCCGTTCGTGGTCTCGGCCATCCTCTGGAAGTGGCTCTACAACGGTGACTACGGGCTCTTCAACTACTACCTGACCAAGGGCCACATCATCGACCAGCCACTGCTGTGGCTCTCGGACAAGAACCTCGCCATGCCGGCGGTCATCTTGATGTCGGTGTGGAGCGGTGTGGGCTTCTCGATGGTGGTCTACCTCGCCGGGCTCCAGGCCATCCCGCAGGACCTCTACGAGTCCGCGCGCATGGACGGCGCCGGGCCGCTGCGGCGGCTGTGGCACATCACGATCCCGATGCTGCGCCCGACCACGGTGTTCCTGCTGGTGCTCGGCATCATCAGCTCGCTGCAGGTCTTCACCCAGATCTTCGTGATGACCAACGGCGGGCCGGTCAACAAGACGACCACGATGGTCTACTACATGTACCTCTGGGCCTTCAAGTACTACGACATGGGCTACGCCAGCACCCTGGCCTTCGCGCTCTTCGTGATCCTGCTCTTCTTCACCGCGTTCCAGCTGCGCCTGGCCCGACGGGCGGACCTGTCGTGA
- a CDS encoding ABC transporter substrate-binding protein — MALEPVPIPTESRVLMKVKKSWKVPTVVVLAFATSMSLAACGGDDGDSDSKPKADVGKGEGPVQDPTSPTTVTFFSWVGNEPQMKKFADEFHSQHPNITIKFENAPAEKAGEVLTTRIAGNNAPDVAYVNASDTADYAARGALVDLDNYMSRSDVVKPDDYVDGFKTFVSYDDKMWGLPFDGETTGLFYRLDRFAEAGITEPPKTWDEFQEDAEKLTDTDNGKYGYEMFASESAYYFYPWLYQAGGDVLSEDGTDIAFDSDEGKEAADFYVNLAKYSPPDYLNSNSYDGRTAFAQGDVAMYMAGAWFAGTMDDEFPDIKGKWAAAPLPDGAAGCKTTIAGDALVMFNQSKVSDAAWLWMEFLSQPENLADWTYKTEGTLLPPTKTLLESPDLEAAKPVLKPFADLMDCGVASSVSNPKYPRIETILNDELGKAIYGDQTAEEALDNTAQQGRAILAR; from the coding sequence ATGGCCCTCGAACCGGTGCCGATCCCGACCGAGAGCAGGGTGTTGATGAAGGTCAAGAAGTCCTGGAAGGTCCCGACGGTCGTCGTCCTGGCCTTCGCCACGTCCATGAGCCTCGCCGCGTGCGGTGGCGACGACGGCGACAGCGACAGCAAGCCGAAGGCCGACGTCGGCAAGGGCGAGGGACCGGTCCAGGACCCCACCTCTCCGACGACGGTCACGTTCTTCTCCTGGGTCGGCAACGAGCCGCAGATGAAGAAGTTCGCCGACGAGTTCCACTCCCAGCACCCGAACATCACCATCAAGTTCGAGAACGCCCCGGCCGAGAAGGCCGGCGAGGTGCTGACCACCCGCATCGCGGGCAACAACGCGCCCGACGTGGCCTACGTCAACGCCAGCGACACCGCCGACTACGCCGCCCGCGGCGCGCTGGTCGACCTCGACAACTACATGAGCCGCAGCGACGTGGTGAAGCCCGACGACTACGTCGACGGCTTCAAGACCTTCGTCAGCTACGACGACAAGATGTGGGGCCTGCCGTTCGACGGCGAGACCACCGGCCTGTTCTACCGCCTCGACCGCTTCGCCGAGGCCGGCATCACCGAGCCGCCGAAGACCTGGGACGAGTTCCAGGAGGACGCCGAGAAGCTCACCGACACCGACAACGGCAAGTACGGCTACGAGATGTTCGCCTCGGAGTCGGCGTACTACTTCTACCCCTGGCTCTACCAGGCCGGCGGCGACGTGCTCTCCGAGGACGGCACCGACATCGCCTTCGACAGCGACGAGGGCAAGGAGGCGGCCGACTTCTACGTGAACCTGGCCAAGTACTCCCCGCCGGACTACCTCAACTCGAACAGCTACGACGGCCGCACGGCCTTCGCCCAGGGCGACGTGGCGATGTACATGGCCGGCGCCTGGTTCGCCGGGACCATGGACGACGAGTTCCCCGACATCAAGGGCAAGTGGGCCGCGGCCCCGCTGCCCGACGGCGCCGCGGGCTGCAAGACCACCATCGCCGGCGACGCGCTGGTGATGTTCAACCAGAGCAAGGTCTCCGACGCCGCGTGGCTCTGGATGGAGTTCCTCTCCCAGCCCGAGAACCTCGCCGACTGGACCTACAAGACCGAGGGCACACTGCTGCCGCCCACCAAGACGCTGCTGGAGAGCCCGGACCTCGAGGCGGCCAAGCCGGTGCTCAAGCCGTTCGCGGACCTGATGGACTGCGGCGTGGCCAGCTCGGTGAGCAACCCGAAGTACCCCCGCATCGAGACCATCCTGAACGACGAGCTGGGCAAGGCCATCTACGGCGACCAGACCGCCGAGGAGGCGCTGGACAACACCGCCCAGCAGGGGCGCGCCATCCTGGCTCGCTGA